The proteins below come from a single Buchnera aphidicola (Thelaxes californica) genomic window:
- the rpmJ gene encoding 50S ribosomal protein L36 produces MKVKTSIRKLCRNCIIVKRRNVVRVICTHEPKHKQRQG; encoded by the coding sequence ATGAAAGTAAAAACTTCTATTAGAAAATTATGTAGAAATTGTATTATTGTGAAACGTAGAAATGTCGTAAGAGTAATTTGTACTCATGAACCAAAACATAAACAAAGACAAGGTTAA
- the secY gene encoding preprotein translocase subunit SecY, which produces MKKKINIKNNKSKFSELINRIFFVIGALIIFRIGSFIPIPGINTAILSQLLKSKTGTIIEIFNVFSGGALSRASIFALGIMPYISASIIVQLLTFIYPYFSDLKKMGSIGNNKINQYIRYITLLLSLLQSIGLSFGLPNIPGIQGLIIKVDFNFYFTSILSLTAGTMFLMWLGEMITEKGIGNGTSLIIFSGIVSGLPNAVMNTINTIKIGVLDNFFLFLICISIVSIIYLVVFIEKSQRKILVQYPRRHQGRKLYAAQETYLPMKINISGVMPAIFTSSIMLFPSTFISFFNGIKNWKYLVIVSQFFFPGNALYTFVYVFSIVFFCFFYTDLLFNPMETANNLKKSGAFIPGIRPGVKTAEKINMITSKLTCIGSMYITFICLLPEMLRIILKVPFYFGGTSLLIVVVVIIEFISQVQTLIMSTQYASIMKKSNLYFGKNI; this is translated from the coding sequence ATGAAAAAAAAAATAAATATAAAAAATAATAAAAGTAAATTTAGTGAACTTATTAATAGAATTTTTTTTGTAATTGGGGCATTAATAATTTTTAGAATTGGATCATTTATTCCAATACCAGGAATAAACACTGCAATTTTATCTCAATTATTAAAAAGTAAAACCGGAACAATTATTGAAATTTTTAATGTATTTTCTGGAGGTGCTTTAAGTCGTGCTTCTATTTTTGCATTAGGAATTATGCCATATATTTCAGCTTCTATAATCGTACAATTATTGACTTTTATTTATCCTTATTTTTCTGATTTAAAAAAAATGGGATCAATTGGAAATAATAAAATTAATCAATATATTCGTTATATAACATTATTATTATCATTATTACAATCTATTGGTCTATCTTTTGGTTTACCCAATATTCCAGGGATACAGGGATTAATTATTAAAGTAGATTTTAATTTTTATTTCACTTCTATTTTAAGTTTAACTGCTGGTACAATGTTTTTAATGTGGTTAGGTGAAATGATTACTGAAAAGGGAATAGGAAATGGAACATCTTTAATTATTTTTTCAGGTATTGTATCAGGTTTACCTAATGCTGTTATGAATACTATTAATACAATTAAAATAGGTGTATTAGATAATTTTTTTTTATTTCTCATTTGTATATCAATTGTTTCAATAATTTATTTGGTTGTATTTATAGAAAAAAGTCAACGAAAAATTCTTGTACAATATCCTAGAAGACATCAAGGTCGAAAATTGTATGCTGCTCAAGAAACTTATTTACCGATGAAAATTAATATTTCTGGAGTTATGCCTGCAATATTTACATCTAGTATTATGTTATTTCCTTCTACTTTTATTTCTTTTTTTAATGGAATAAAAAATTGGAAATATTTGGTAATTGTTTCTCAGTTTTTTTTTCCTGGTAATGCTTTATATACATTTGTATATGTTTTTTCAATAGTTTTTTTTTGTTTTTTTTATACAGATTTATTATTCAATCCGATGGAAACAGCAAATAATTTAAAAAAATCTGGAGCATTTATCCCTGGTATTCGTCCTGGAGTAAAAACAGCAGAAAAAATTAATATGATTACGTCAAAATTGACTTGCATTGGTTCAATGTATATTACTTTTATTTGTTTACTACCAGAAATGTTAAGAATAATATTAAAAGTTCCTTTTTATTTTGGTGGTACTTCATTATTAATTGTTGTAGTGGTTATTATCGAGTTTATTTCTCAGGTACAAACTTTAATTATGTCTACACAATATGCTTCAATCATGAAAAAATCTAATTTATATTTTGGTAAAAATATATAA
- the rplO gene encoding 50S ribosomal protein L15 gives MYLNNISPHKRSKKKSKRVGRGIGSGFGKTAGRGHKGQKSRTGCNIRRGFEGGQTPLYRRLPKFGFISLKKKYITEVRLSDLKKFSGIKITINTLKEHNLINKNIESVKIIRCGRINVPLIIEGLLVTKGALINIQQAGGIVKKISHIKK, from the coding sequence ATGTACTTAAATAATATTTCTCCACATAAAAGATCTAAAAAAAAATCTAAAAGAGTTGGAAGAGGCATAGGAAGTGGTTTTGGTAAAACAGCAGGAAGAGGACATAAAGGACAAAAATCTAGAACTGGATGCAATATTCGTAGAGGTTTTGAAGGGGGGCAAACACCATTATACCGTCGTTTACCAAAGTTTGGTTTTATTTCTTTAAAAAAGAAATATATAACAGAAGTGCGTTTATCTGATTTAAAAAAATTTTCTGGTATAAAGATTACTATTAATACTTTAAAAGAACATAATTTAATTAATAAAAACATAGAATCAGTAAAAATTATTCGTTGTGGAAGAATTAATGTTCCTTTAATTATAGAAGGATTATTAGTAACTAAAGGAGCATTAATTAATATTCAACAAGCAGGTGGTATTGTTAAAAAAATAAGTCATATAAAAAAATAA
- the rpmD gene encoding 50S ribosomal protein L30, with amino-acid sequence MISFIKITQKKSAIGCIKKHRATLTGLGLHHIGDSVIREKNISILGMINKISYMLTVEEVT; translated from the coding sequence ATGATATCATTTATTAAAATAACACAAAAAAAAAGTGCAATTGGTTGTATTAAAAAACATAGAGCAACTTTAACTGGATTAGGTTTACACCATATAGGTGATTCTGTCATTAGAGAAAAAAATATTTCTATATTAGGTATGATTAATAAAATTTCTTATATGTTAACGGTAGAAGAGGTAACATAA
- the rpsE gene encoding 30S ribosomal protein S5: MAKFDKTSVNNNNDLKEKLIAVNRVSKTVKGGRIFSFTALTVVGNGKGKIGYGYGKAREVPSAIQKAMEKARRNMINIPLKNNTLQHTVTSSYTSSNIFMKPASEGTGIIAGGAMRAVLEVAGIHNVLAKTYGSTNPINVVRATINGLEKMKSPFMIAAKRNKKVSEILE, from the coding sequence ATGGCAAAGTTTGATAAAACTTCAGTTAATAATAATAATGATTTAAAAGAAAAATTAATTGCAGTAAACCGTGTATCTAAAACAGTAAAAGGGGGTAGAATTTTTTCTTTTACTGCTTTAACAGTAGTTGGAAATGGTAAAGGAAAAATTGGATATGGGTATGGAAAAGCAAGAGAAGTGCCATCTGCAATTCAAAAAGCTATGGAAAAAGCTAGAAGGAATATGATTAATATTCCATTAAAAAATAATACTTTACAACATACTGTTACAAGTTCGTATACTAGTTCCAATATTTTTATGAAACCAGCTTCTGAAGGTACTGGAATTATTGCAGGGGGAGCTATGCGAGCAGTATTAGAAGTAGCTGGCATTCATAATGTTTTAGCAAAAACATATGGTTCTACTAATCCCATTAATGTGGTGAGAGCAACTATCAATGGATTAGAAAAAATGAAATCTCCATTTATGATTGCTGCAAAAAGAAATAAAAAAGTGTCGGAAATATTGGAGTAA